Part of the Desulfolutivibrio sulfoxidireducens genome is shown below.
CGACGCGCGGGAGCGGCGGGCCGGCGGTGTTTCCTCGTGAAACCCTTGGGCCGGCCGATGGTTTGGCCGCGCCGGGAAGCGGGACGGCCTCTCGGCCATGACCGGCGAAAAGGATGCGCCCCGGATGAAGGATGGATTTCGGACCGACCCGCCAGGGGCTCCCGGGCGGGCTCTGTTTCGCTCCCTGGCCGGGGACGGGACCGGGTGGAACGCGGCCTTTTCCCGTCCCGAGGCCATTCGCGTGGCCGAAACCCCGGCTGAGGTGCCGCGGGTGCTTTCCTTTGTCCAGGCGGCCTGCGACGCGGGCAAATGGGCGGTCCTGGCCCTGGCCTACGAGGCCGCCCCGGCCTTTGATCCCGCCCTGGCCGTGAAGGACGCCCACGAGTTCCCCCTGGCGTACGCGGCCGTGTATCCGGCTCCGGACAGTGGCCCCGCGGATGTCGGGAGCCCCTCTCCCGGGGCGGGGTACGCCCTGTCCCCCTGGCGGCCCCTGGTTTCCCGACAGCGCTATCTCGCCGATCTGGCCCGGGTGCGCGAGGCGCTTCAGGCCGGGGAATCCTACCAGGTCAACTACACCATGCCCTTCGAGGCCTTTTTCGCCGGGGACGCCCGGGCCTGGTTCGAGGACCTGCTTCCCGGCCAGCGGGCCGGCTATGCGGCCTGTCTGGACCTTCCGGAGAGGCGGGTGCTGTGTTTTTCCCCGGAACTCTTTTTTGAGCGGCGCGGCCGGGAGGTGGTCGTCCGGCCCATGAAGGGCACCATGCCGCGTGGCGGCGATCCGGAAACGGACGCGGCCCTGGCCCGGCGTCTGGCCTCCTGTCCCAAGAACCGGGCCGAGAACGTCATGATCGTGGACCTTCTGCGCAGCGATCTGGGCCGGGTGGCCGAGACCGGGTCGGTCACGGTCGATCGGCTGTTTACTGTGGAGGCCTATCCCACCGTGTGGCAGATGACCTCCGGGATTTCCGCCCGGTTGCGGCCGGGGGTCGGCCTTTTCGAGCTTTTCCAGGCCCTTTTCCCCTGCGGCTCGGTTACCGGGGCCCCCAAGGTCCGGACCATGGAGATCATCCGCGAGCTGGAGGGGCGGCCCCGGGGCATCTACTGCGGGGCGTTGGGCTTCGTGCGCCCGGGCGGGGATGGCGAGTTCTGCGTGCCCATCCGGACCGTGAGCCTGGAGAAGGCCACGGGCCGGGCCGTGTACTGGACCGGCGGCGGGGTGACCATCGATTCCGATCCGGACGGGGAATATGCGGAATGCCTGGTGAAGATGCGCTTTCTCGACCGGGCCCGGCCCCCGTTTTGCCTGCTGGAGACCATCCTGCTGGACTTTGGCCGGTACGTGTCGCTGCCGGGCCATCTGGGCCGCATGCGGGCCTCGGCCAAGGCCCTGGGCTTCGCCTTTGGCGAAAAGGCGGCCCGGCGCGCCCTGGATGCGGCCCGGACCGGGCGCGAGGCCGGGCGGTTCCGGGTCCGGCTGTTGCTTGACGCCCGGAGCCGCTTCGAGGTCCAGGCCGCGCCGCTTGGGGATATGCCCGGGATCGTGCGCATCGGCCTGGCCCGGACGCCGGTTTTCTCCGGAGACACGCTTTTGCGGCACAAGACCGACTGGCGCGCCCGCTACGACCAGGCCCGGCGGGAGCGGCCGGACTGCGACGACGTGCTCCTTTGCAACGAGCACGGGCGGATCACCGAGACCACCATCGCCAACGTGGCTGTCCGGCGCGGGGACAGGCTGGTGACCCCGCCCGTGTCCGACGGCCTCTTGCCCGGGGTGTTCCGGGAACAGCTCCTTCGCCGGGGGGAGGTCGAGGAGGGCGGCATCGCCGTCGAGGAGGCGCTGGCCGCCCCCTCCCTGGTCCTTTTCAATTCGGTGCGGGGCTGGATGCGGGGCAAGCTGGTCGACATCACGGAGACCTCCGCCAGGGAATCATGAGAAAAGGGGCGTCCGTTTCCGAGGGAGGGCCTGAAACGGCTCGGGCAGAGGCGATCCAGGCGGGGAAGGTTCTTTCAGTCCTCTGTGGCGCGGGGCATGGCGCGTTTCCGTTCAAAGGGCTTGATGACGTTGGCCAGCGGCAGGCACAGGAGCCTTCAACGCCCATACCGGGCCGTGAAGGAGGCCCGGGCCTTGGCATGGGCATTCAGGGTGAACCCGACCATGGCCGCACTGGCGTCGGCGGGCAGATCCAGCCGGGCCACGTCCAGGGCGTAAACCGTGAAGACGTAGCGATGGGGCTTGTCCCCGACCGGCGGGCAGGCTCCGCCAAAGCCCGGCTTCCCGAAATCCGTCTTGGATTGGACGCATCCGGGTGGAAGACCGCCGCCTTTTTCGTCCCCGGCCCCCTCTGGGAGGCTTGCGACCGAGGCGGGGATGTCGAACACCACCCAGTGCCACCAGCCGCTTCCTGTGGGGGCGTCCGGATCGTAGATCGTGACGGCAAAGCTTTTCGTTCCCTGCGGGGCATGTTCCCAGTGCAGCGCCGGGGAGATGTTTTCTCCCGCGCAACCGAATCCGTCAAAAAGGTATTTGTCTGAGAGGAGACCGCCCGGGAGGATGTCCGGGCTCGAAAGAGTGAAGTCCGAAGCATGGGCGGTCGTGGTCCACAGAAACGCGATGAGAAACAAAACGGTCCAGCGCATGGCATCCCTCCTGCAAGTGATGCTCCACGCTAGCCGTTCCGCACATCCTTCGTCAGTTCCGATCCGGCCAGATGCTGTCCGTTTCCGGCCACGAAACGCACGATGTCGCTGGGCTTGACCCCGTAGCGCTCCCTGAACCTCGTGGCGAACCGCGACGGCGACTCGTAGCCGCAGCGAAAGGACGCCTCGGATACAGCCATGCTCCCGGATTGCAGCAGGACAAGGGCTGCTTCCAGCCGGGTATCCCTGAGCACCTCCCGAAAGGTGGTTCCTTCCCGGCGGAGGTGACGTCTGAAGGTCCGTTCGCTGACTCCCAGCCGGGCCGCCAACCCGGCGGCGGTCCAGGTCCGCGCCGTGTCCACCCCCACCACTCGCGCGCATCTGGTTTTCCAGGCGTCCTCGGCTCGCCACAGGGCGGCGAAACCCGATGTCCGTTCGGACACCAACAGCAAAAATGCCTCCAGACAAAGAGCAAGCAGACGTTCGTTGTCCGGGCAGGCCTCGGCCATGTCCAGGAGATGGGCCAAGGACGCCTCGAGCACCCCATCCATCCGGACTCGCAGGCTCCCTAGGGCAAGGGCCTTGGGCTCGGGCGGAGTCCGGGTCGAGGCCAAGACCCTGGCCACGGTCTCCGGGGCCAGGGTGAGACACAGGGCCCGGTAAACACCGTGTGAAGGGTCCGGGACGTTTTCGATGGTCACCTCGAACAATGCGGGGAGAAGAAACATGTCCCCAGGCCTCGCGACGAGCCGGTCATTTTCCGAAATGAGGGTTTTGTGTCCCTTAAGAACCATGATGCACGCGGATTGGGGCATCCGGACACGCCGCAGGAGATGCGCCTGAACGCAGGACAGCACCATGAGGCTGGGCACGAGGGGCGCATCCGGGCTGCGGGCGGCGGCCAGCCTCTGGACACGGGCGTCGATGGTGTGGCTGGTCATGGTCTCTCCTGAGAGGAAACCCGGAGCACGGACACGCCGATGCTCGTGTGGGATGGGCCTGACCTCTTATCGTCCCGCCTTCCACTGGCTGAAGGACAGGGGCGCGCCGCCGGGATTGTCCCCCGCATAGGCCGCGAACTCGCGCACAAACGCGGCCCGGGCCACATGGAGATCATGTCTCCAGCCGTCCTTGGGCGGGCCGAGGAGATCGGTCCCGCCCAGGGCCGCCTGCTCGGCCGCGATCCGTTCCAGGGGCTTGCCGGCGGCGTTGAAAAGCAGGGCGTACATGACCATGAAGGTGGTGGTCCGGCCGTGCCCGGCGCGGCAATGCACATGCAGCCAGGTGCCCGGGGCCATGGCCCGGCACAAGTCCACGAACCGGTCCGCCTGGACCGCGTCCGGGGCCATGTCGTCGGTGACGTAAAGCCGCAGATAGCCAAGCCCCAGGCTTGCGGCCAGATCGGCCTCGGACGAGACCGAGACCACCGCCACCGTGTCCGCGTCCGATTTCTTGATGCCGCCGTCCTTGTTCTTGGATTGGATCGTGGTCACGAGGGCGGTCCCGGCCCGGCGCAAGGCCTCCAGACGTGTTTTTTCGTCCAGGGCGGCCTCATCCGGAGTCTTCCCGAAGTTGCCCCGATCCTTGTCCGCAAACCAGTTCACGGGTTCGCCGTTAAGGAATCCGTGGGACTCCTGGCGCAGATCCACGATCACCACCGGCCCGGGCAGGGCGGCGGCCAGCCGGTCCAGGCCCGCCGCGTCGAATTCGGAGCTGCCCGACAGGCGGATCGTCACCCCCGGGCCCTTGGGATCCGAGCCGCCGTCGGCCAGCCGGAAATTCTTGGGCAGCGGCATGTCCGGCGAATAGTCGAAGGAAAGGACCGGGGGGGAGTCACCGGAGGCCTCGGGAACCGGGACCGGGTGGGAGGCGTCGGTTCCCGTGGAGCTTTTTGCCCGGGCGGCATCCGGGATGCACAAAAGGGCCGCCAGGGCCACGGACAGAAGCAACCGGAAAAAAGCGGGAATGACGGGTTGTTTCATGAAGGCATGCTCCGTGTGGTCTCGTGTTGCGTCATCCGCGCCGGAGAGGCCCGTGCCGAAAAGGGGCGACGACAATCTCCACGGGACGCCCGAAATACAATTCCAGGGCGTCCGGGGAAAGCCCGGCCCGGGAGACGGCCAGTTCCCGGAAGGCCGCGTCGAACCGGAGCATCTCGGCCAGACGCGCCCCGGCGGCCGCGTCGCCTCGGGCGGCCAGGGCCAGCCGGATGGCCTCCCCGGCCGGACAGCGGGCCTCGTGCACGGCCAGAAGCTCCCCCAGGGGACTGTCGCGCGGCGCCAGATCATGGCGGGCCAGGCGGTCTTTTTGGTACATGGCGCGCAGGGCCGTGGTGTCGGCGCAAAAAAGCGCCCGGCATTCGCAGGGCCTTTGGTCGTGGATCAGGCACTCCCCGGGGTCGCGAAAAAAAGGGCAAGCCCGTCCGTCCGGCCCGGGCCGCACCCGGATCATCTCCGCCGCGAGGGTCTCCAGGCGGCCGGAAACATTGTCCAGCACGGTCTCCCCCTGGCGCAGGGTGAAAAGGGACGAGGCGGGAAGGACCCCCGAAACAACCAGAGAGGCGTCGTCGTGGTGCAGGCCGGGGCCCCCTTTGCGGCAGCACTCGCCGCAGCGGCGGCAGGTGGGGGGGGGCTGGCGTGTGTCTAAAATGCCTGTTTTTTCGCAGTGTTGACGCATGATGCTCCGAATAGCACGAATCGGGATCGGGTGGAACCGAAATTTTCTTTGCAACAAGTCCAAATGGATGCTACAAAAAATTCTGTCGAAGTAGGCTATGCAAGGCTTTTCCTGTTGACACAATGTCCAAGCATTTCTTACAGGTAAAGCTCTTGTGCGGAATTTCACTTTATCCCGTGTCGAGCAACGAACACCCCTCGTGCCGGGGCATCGGTCGGACAGGGGGATGCGCCGCGATGGGCCAAGGGGCCGGGCGGCGCGCGGTTCTTGGTAAAGGCGAAACTCTTCTAAAACCACTGGAGGAAA
Proteins encoded:
- a CDS encoding YkgJ family cysteine cluster protein is translated as MRQHCEKTGILDTRQPPPTCRRCGECCRKGGPGLHHDDASLVVSGVLPASSLFTLRQGETVLDNVSGRLETLAAEMIRVRPGPDGRACPFFRDPGECLIHDQRPCECRALFCADTTALRAMYQKDRLARHDLAPRDSPLGELLAVHEARCPAGEAIRLALAARGDAAAGARLAEMLRFDAAFRELAVSRAGLSPDALELYFGRPVEIVVAPFRHGPLRRG
- a CDS encoding YbhB/YbcL family Raf kinase inhibitor-like protein, translating into MRWTVLFLIAFLWTTTAHASDFTLSSPDILPGGLLSDKYLFDGFGCAGENISPALHWEHAPQGTKSFAVTIYDPDAPTGSGWWHWVVFDIPASVASLPEGAGDEKGGGLPPGCVQSKTDFGKPGFGGACPPVGDKPHRYVFTVYALDVARLDLPADASAAMVGFTLNAHAKARASFTARYGR
- a CDS encoding helix-turn-helix domain-containing protein is translated as MTSHTIDARVQRLAAARSPDAPLVPSLMVLSCVQAHLLRRVRMPQSACIMVLKGHKTLISENDRLVARPGDMFLLPALFEVTIENVPDPSHGVYRALCLTLAPETVARVLASTRTPPEPKALALGSLRVRMDGVLEASLAHLLDMAEACPDNERLLALCLEAFLLLVSERTSGFAALWRAEDAWKTRCARVVGVDTARTWTAAGLAARLGVSERTFRRHLRREGTTFREVLRDTRLEAALVLLQSGSMAVSEASFRCGYESPSRFATRFRERYGVKPSDIVRFVAGNGQHLAGSELTKDVRNG
- the pabB gene encoding aminodeoxychorismate synthase component I — translated: MKDGFRTDPPGAPGRALFRSLAGDGTGWNAAFSRPEAIRVAETPAEVPRVLSFVQAACDAGKWAVLALAYEAAPAFDPALAVKDAHEFPLAYAAVYPAPDSGPADVGSPSPGAGYALSPWRPLVSRQRYLADLARVREALQAGESYQVNYTMPFEAFFAGDARAWFEDLLPGQRAGYAACLDLPERRVLCFSPELFFERRGREVVVRPMKGTMPRGGDPETDAALARRLASCPKNRAENVMIVDLLRSDLGRVAETGSVTVDRLFTVEAYPTVWQMTSGISARLRPGVGLFELFQALFPCGSVTGAPKVRTMEIIRELEGRPRGIYCGALGFVRPGGDGEFCVPIRTVSLEKATGRAVYWTGGGVTIDSDPDGEYAECLVKMRFLDRARPPFCLLETILLDFGRYVSLPGHLGRMRASAKALGFAFGEKAARRALDAARTGREAGRFRVRLLLDARSRFEVQAAPLGDMPGIVRIGLARTPVFSGDTLLRHKTDWRARYDQARRERPDCDDVLLCNEHGRITETTIANVAVRRGDRLVTPPVSDGLLPGVFREQLLRRGEVEEGGIAVEEALAAPSLVLFNSVRGWMRGKLVDITETSARES
- a CDS encoding phosphatase, which codes for MKQPVIPAFFRLLLSVALAALLCIPDAARAKSSTGTDASHPVPVPEASGDSPPVLSFDYSPDMPLPKNFRLADGGSDPKGPGVTIRLSGSSEFDAAGLDRLAAALPGPVVIVDLRQESHGFLNGEPVNWFADKDRGNFGKTPDEAALDEKTRLEALRRAGTALVTTIQSKNKDGGIKKSDADTVAVVSVSSEADLAASLGLGYLRLYVTDDMAPDAVQADRFVDLCRAMAPGTWLHVHCRAGHGRTTTFMVMYALLFNAAGKPLERIAAEQAALGGTDLLGPPKDGWRHDLHVARAAFVREFAAYAGDNPGGAPLSFSQWKAGR